The Capsicum annuum cultivar UCD-10X-F1 chromosome 3, UCD10Xv1.1, whole genome shotgun sequence genomic sequence AGCCCCTAATTTTGTGGGATTACAAAGGATATGTTGTACAACATACGTATTATATTCCCATTGATGTTCTATGAATATctctccccagaccctacttttGTGGGATTCCACAGGATTTGTTGTTGTACAGCATACACATTATATTCCCTCTGATgttgtatgaatatatatatatatatatatatatatatataagcttgTCACTTGGAAATTCACAACTATATATTGTTCCAATCAATGAGCAAGCCTATGATTAGGTCCTCATCATGTATATAAGATTGTCCTTTTGTAACGTACCTCGATTTATGCAACTCAGACGTTCTGAAATCACTGTAGTTCGTACAAGAAGAATACAAAGGCTAGTGGTTTCTTTTTGTTTGGTTGCGTATTGGGGATTTGGGTAGGACATGTAGAATTTGACCATGGTTAGATTGCATAATTGAACCTGCAGAATGACCCTTTTGTGGAACTAGCTCCTTTGCAATCCCCAAGATCAATATACTTTTCTTAAGATTAAATAAGTTTTTATGAGAAGTAAATAAGAAGAACCAAAGAAATTTCCGGATAGCTTACTTCAGGAACTCATATCTGTATGCTTCCACAGTATACTTATATCAATATATTGTGGAATATCTGTCATTGTCATTCTAGAATTTATGTTTTCTTGTTCCCTTTTATGTCTTTTTATCAGCAGGAGAAGGGTCAACCATTGCCTAAGTTTGGTGAGTGGGACGTCAATGACCCAGCTTCCGCTGAGGGATTTACAGTAATCTTCAACAAGGCCCGAAATGAGAAAAAAACTGGTGGCAATCCAGAATCACCTACAAAGGCTGATTCCAATATAAAGCAAGCAGCAGACCCATTCAAACCTCAAGCTGTAAGTTGATCTTACAACCTGATGTACTCTTTTTTTACTACCATGacttttgtttctcttctttctcactTCTGCgctcattttattttatatatttttattctacaatagacccttgtgattgGGCCCTTTCTAGGACcctgtgcatagcgggagctttactGCATGGGGCTGAAATGTTGTATATGTGTTCTTCTTAACTAAATATCTGCACATAATTAAAACGGAGTTCATTATGATTATGTTGTTACAGTATACACCCTTGTAGAAAGGAATATTTGCATagtcaaacatatatatatatatatatatttttttttaatgatgaatTACTATCCTTTTAAGACAAAGCTGACTCTAAATGtaaaaatcctttttcaagacTTGAAAGGATCATTAACTTAGCTCTAATTTCTGTTTCTAAGCTTGTATTGTTGTTAAACCTGCCACAACTGAttcttgcttcaattcttctgTTTTCTCATTCTTTGAATATTTTCAAATTACCATTTTAATTGAATATAGCTTTTTTAGCTTAACTTGCTCCAAGTCTGTTTATACTTAATGCATTTTCTGCTTGCTTCTATTAGGATTAACAGTGATCATTTTCAAGATCACTGCTACCattctcaaaaaaagaaaagaaaaagttataGGTCCTTATGAAGCATGAATTCTAGAAACAACCTCTTATCATCAAAATATTGAAGATTCATTAGTTAGCTTTGGTTACCTCTCGTGCCGACTTCGCTTCCTTAATGTCTGGCCTTCCTACCTAAATCTGCAACCTATGCCTTGCCAATCCTGAATTTGGCCTAAATGCATTCCTCAATAGGTCTTAGCTAATCAGTGCAAATGGCTGGGTCTTTAGGTTGTTGGGAGATTGTGGATATTAATTGAGAATTAACTTTTACTGAAGGTAATAGAGCTGAGCCAAGAATGAACAATGTTAAGATAAATAAGAAGTTTAATACTTTTATTCAATACTTCTTGGAACTAGAAAAAAGTTTTTAGAACATAATGGAGCAAGGAAACACACAGTACTCAGGTAATTTTACTCTTGAGTTGTGTTCTCCTTCTCATTCCTACCTGCTTATATAGCACTGAAGCTTTCTAGCAGATTTCTCTTTTTTGGATTTCTCCAATATTGGCCTTCCTGTCCATCATTGCTCTTTTAACGGGAGTCGGGACTTCTTTTAATCTTTCTATTTACGATGACTCTTCGGATATGATATTCTTTTAAGTTTTTAAATATGACTTATCATCCTTTGTGTTATCTCATTTGGCTGATCATCTTTGCCGTCTTCTCCTGGGCAGCCCCTTGATTATATGTCTCTTCTGATTTTGGTTTATTAACCTCCTTGGACTGCATAATGTTACTGCCTTGCACTGGAGCTTTTTCAAATTACTTAGGCTCTTGTAGCATTAAAAGAGAATTCATGTCctttttaacatgaaattcaatcgctttttatattcaaattctttttccttttaaattttgcatttttaatttGGATTCTTCAAGGTATAATTTCAACGTTGCACGCATTTTGTATACTGGTCTCATTTATTTGCACTTAATGAAGGtatgaatctgaatggttcattgAGTGCATTTGTttgttattaaaatttaaatgcatatttGGTCTGAATATGTCTTAAATCATTAAGATCTGGAACAAAGTCTTTATATCAATAAGagacagtttttttttttttttgtaattttcaccATCACTCTATATATCCACAATCACCACCActactaaccacctctgccatcaccaccaccactactaccATTAGCATTGCCAACCGCCAACCATCCACCACCTCTGCCATCACAATCACCATTGCAACCACCAACGCTTCCAACCACTTAAACACCTACTATTTCTTCATCATAATTGTAtatgccaccaccaccaccattatcgTCGTGTACCACCAACCATTTGTGTCATCACAACCATCACGGGCAACCACCACCATTGCCAATCTCTACTATCAATCGATAGCACACCTACCACCTCCATCATTATAATAATACCTACTGCAACCACCACCACCGTCTTACCACCAACACTTCACCACTATTAGTCACTACCATCATTGCGGTCAATCCATAGTGTCAACCACCTCGGCCAtcaaaactagcaccaacacCAACTCCCAAAAACACATTGTCAGCCACCAAACTTTTTTTAGCGAGCACCATCAATACCGCCAATTACTAACATCAACCCATTTCAcaatcacaaccaccaccactatcaacccCCCACCATCACAACAATCACTACAACACCAACCACCTCTGCCATCACAACAATCACTACTACACCAACCACCCTGCCATCAcaaccatcaccaccactattGTTAGCTACGTACACTAGCCATTACCACCACAACCACCACTACTACACACCATCTCTACCATCACTAACGAACATAAATATAAAAGTTTTGtcaaataatgattttattttattcaattatattttttttaatatttcatttttttatttgaattgtatgttTCTTATgtttacaaataataaattatgcacattcagatgttgGAAAACAAACCGTCTTAATCATTTAGTGTTCAGGTCTAGAGACACATCTTAATCCGTCGTCatatgtgcattcagattcaaacGTCTTAATCTGAATTAAAACAAATGCAGACTTATTTTGAAATGTTTACTTTTGATAATCTCTTGTCAAAAATTTAATTATCCGTTCCTGAATAAGAATTATACATGGAAATTGTGAGTTCCTTTACTAACTTAAATTCTgaaattataatttgaaagaagtaCCTGCCACCTGATCCTCGTTCTGTTAGTAATGGTTCCTGAAATCTTATTTTCAATAGATTCTTTAACTTGAACTGATCCTCGTTCTGATAGTAAGGGTTCCTGGTctcttattttttcaatataaatgcTTTAACTTAGAGTGTTGTCTGTCTATGATAAAAAGTCTTCTAAGTAACTTGATTTCAAATGTTTTAATTGGCTTGTTACTGCTAACAattccttttcatttatattGTAACTTAATTATGCTGCATATTTGAGTATTATCTCATCTCCTTGTCATTACAATGTTACTCTCCAGTACCTTTGAGTTTTGTTTATAGGATTAGTTCATGTTTTCGGCAAGGGCAtcgtttttcttttctttttttttgaaaaccttCCATGTgtcattctttttcttcactacTAGTGCAAGAGATGGAAAAGGTGATTGACTATATTGTATTATGACATAGATAAGCATTTCCTTAACTTGTTTCCCCAATTCCTCCTTTTGGTAGTAATTGTATCAGTAGGGCCTTAAACTTACTTGAGAAACTCCTAGTTTGAGAGGAATGCTATGGTCCAAAGCTTTGGTAGGTTGGGACTTTGGTTCAAAAACACTTGGATAACTGGCCATCAGGTCCAAAATGGAATTGTCAACTAGCTCCCGTCATTGGCTAATTCTAGCTTTCATCATAAATAGACGAGCCATAATGATTGGCCTTTTCTCAAAGGAAAAATTGTTGAGATGAGATATATTTTGCAGCAAGTACCATGCCTATTTATAGGCTTTTAGGAAGTTATAGGCATGGACAAGTGTCCACACACTTATCAAAAACTTTCTTTGGAGATGACCACttgcctacaacaacaacaacaacaaacccagtgtattcccacaaagtagggtctggggagggtaagatgtacgcgtCCATACCGCAGTCCAAATTAGGCAATAACCACTTGCCTAATTTCCTTTTATGCAAATTGACACTTTGCATCATACTTGGAGAAAGTAAATTTTTGCCACGTATATTTCACTCATCAACCATTTAATATGGCTTCTCATGCAGACATCACTTTTTAGTATTTGACTTCTCAAATACACCAATTGTAATGACTTTtcaaatacaataacaacaacaacatacccagtgtactcCCACAaaatggggtttggggagggtaaagtgtacgcagtctataccaccaccttagatgaagtagagaagttgtttccaatagaccctcggatCAGGAcatataacagtataacaaacaaaatacataaaaataaacaacaaaatgggataacacatCGCTAGAtgataaaagaaacaagacaccgacagagtaatactataaactatttaTTTGAGATCACAAACATCATCAGAATACTACGAACACGAAACTACAGGCATAGATACAATGAAAGCACTCCTCCCTACTATTACAAACACATTCTTACCTattaaccctctaccctaatccgcgtcctccatacctttctatcaAGGATCATGTCCTCTGTTAGTTGTAATCGcttcatgtcatgcctaatcacctccctccaatatttcttcggcctgcCTCTACCCCAAGTAAAACCATCGATAGCCAGGTTCAGACATCTCTATACTGGAGCATCCGTGCACCTCATTATCACATGTCCAAACTATCGCAACCTTATTTCCCGCATCTTAtcttccaccaaagccactcctaccttctctcgaataacctcatttctaaccctatctctcctggtaagtccacacattcatctcaacatcctcatctccgccactttcaacttttggatatgagagttcttaactggccaacgtTCTGCTCCATATAACATAGTCGGTCGGACTGttactctgtagaacttacctttaagcttaggatGCACCTTCTTACCACACAAGACTCTCAAagtgagcctccacttcaaccaccctaCACCAATACGGTGCGTGATATcttcgtcaatctctccattcccctgaatcatagacccaagatatttGAAATTATCCTTTTTTCGAATGGCCTGAGAATCCAGCTCCACTACCACGTCAGCCCTATGCGTCAAATCACTTTTTACCTAAACCTAAAGAAAGGAATATTGGTCCTAAAACTACTAATTGCGTGCTTATTGGATATGTTGAATATAGTGTTGCATATAGATTTCTTGTTTTGAAAGATGATGTGCTTGATATCAATACTATTATTGAGAcaaaatgttgaattctttggacatatttttctaCTATGTAATAAAATTTCTCATGCTTAAAAGTTAAAATGAATCTATCTCTAATATTGAGGAGCTGAGAAGTAGTAAAAGgcctagaaaagaatattttttttatggaaataatttaaaagattttcttgacGATAGTGAACCATTAAATTTTGTTGAAGCTATATCTTcttctgatgctaaattttggaaagagtcgataaaaattgaaattgattcACATGAGTTTTAACTAATTTACCTTCTGGTGCAAAACCTATTGGttgtaaatggattttcaaaaacaaATTGAATACTAATGGATCcatagataaatataaagcttGTTTAGCAGCCTttgattttctcaaaaataaaatattgattattttgatatatttgcaCTAGTGAAAATAATTTCTTCTATTCAAATATTTATTGTCTTAGCATCAATTCATAAACTTTttattcatcaaatggatgtataaATAGCTTTGTTAAATGATGATctagaagaaaaaatttatatggttcagTCTGAGGGATGCATATTCCTGGACAAGAAAATATAGTTTGTAAACTAAAtaaatctctttatggccttAAATAAGCTCCTAAACAGTGACATGCAAAATTGATCGAGTCTTATTGAGAGATCTTTTTATTTGTTGAAGTGGATAAATGTGTGTATACTAAAGTAATAGACAATGATTATGTGATAATATGTTTATATGTTGATGGCATGATTGTATTTGACacaagtttaaatattttggaaagTACCAAACTATTCGTGCCTACTAACTTTGATATGGAAGATTTGGGTGAAGTGAATGATATTGGGAGTTAAAAATCATATGGAGTGGAGGTGGTATAATTTTATAACAAGAACATATATTGAGAGACTTCTTAAGAAGTTTGAATGTTGGGAGGTAACTCCTGTAAACACTGCTTATGATGCGAACtttagattgaaaaaaaaaataatggtgaaccagtgggtcagtctaaatatttacaaattattGAGAGTCTGATGCATATGATGAATTTTACTAGGCTTGGTATAGCCTATGTTGTGTGTAAACTGAGTAGATATATTTATATCCCATTAGAGAGCATTGGGTTTGCATTAATGagactgatgaaatatttgagaggaACCATGAAACAGTATCATGTATAGTGGATTTCCTTCTACGTTAGAAGGGTATTATGATGCAAACTGGATCTCTGATTCAAATGCGATGAAATCCACTAGTGGCTATGTGTTCACCCTTGGTGGGGGTGTAATATCGTGGAGATCAACTAAGCAGACGATTATTGCTAGATTGACTATGGAGTTAGAGTTTCTAGCTCTAAAGCTAGCTGGTTCTGAGGCTGTgtggctaagaaatttcttagcaaaCATCCCTTTAATAAAGGATGATTTGTTGCCTCCTATGTCTATTTATTGTGTTTGTCAAACTGCAATTACTATTGCGAAGAATAAATCTTATAATtgtaaaaattgacaaaaaattgaTACATGACGTCATTAAGAAATTGCTGAGAGAtggaataattttcattgatCATGTGAAGTCAGAATTGAATTCGGCCGACATTGACTGAACTTGTGGGAAGAAAATTAGTTTTTCAAACCTCAAAAGAATGGAGTTAAGGCCAATAAGATTGTCAATAgagatggtaacccaacctatgtgattggaaatcccatgaagtaggttcatatggTGAACAATAAATCGATATTGATAGTGCGCACTAACTGAGAGTGGTTGAACTGCTACTAGTTGTGAGCATGAGTTCTTTACTCTTAATAAATCATAATCCTTATGGACGGTGTATCTAAAACAGTatacacttgatgaattcacctatataAGAAGTGGGGTGGGGCCACTCCTGTGAGATCGTTTAATCTTTAGCACTCTCATGAATAACTCAACGCGTACAATGGCCTATTGGCTCCGACTTACAATAAGAATTATTGGTTCATCGAAATATTATGTTTCACCAATAATTTTGTAAGTTAAATTTAATTGGTCTAAGTTTGGTTCATAATCTAAAAGACACCAAACCTATTGCATTTTGATCATGCAAATCCAACAAGTTAAATTCTCTTTCCTattaattcttttgaaataaataGGGGAgtgtaagatatatatatataatgttatttaaaaacaaatttatttatattgtatttgaaAAGTCATTACAAATGGTGTATTTGAGAAGCTAATACTAATAATTGGTGTTGCACCCAAAGGCGTGGCCTAGTAGTTCagtgaaattgggttgagcaccatgaggtctcaagtTCAATTTCCTatagagacaaacactaggtgatttcttcccaccTGTTCCAACCTTattggacagagttacctggtacttGTTGATGGTAGGAGGTGATAGGTATCCCGCGAAATTAATCGAGGTGCACCAAAGTtagcccggacaccacggttataaaaaaaatactattgatTGATGTTTGTTTGAGAAGCCATATCAAATGGTTGATGAGAGAAATATAGGTgacaattttttttctccaaaGTCGTGCAAGGTGTCAATTTgcataaaagaaaaataggcaAGTGACCATCTCCAAAG encodes the following:
- the LOC107863699 gene encoding protein NOI4 isoform X2 is translated as MSEKGQPLPKFGEWDVNDPASAEGFTVIFNKARNEKKTGGNPESPTKADSNIKQAADPFKPQAKKWFCCMQSPHAES
- the LOC107863699 gene encoding protein NOI4 isoform X1 encodes the protein MSQEKGQPLPKFGEWDVNDPASAEGFTVIFNKARNEKKTGGNPESPTKADSNIKQAADPFKPQAKKWFCCMQSPHAES